From one Thalassoroseus pseudoceratinae genomic stretch:
- a CDS encoding DNA gyrase/topoisomerase IV subunit B, translated as MTTTATTGVKKTNGNYTGQDITVLKGLEAVRHRPAMYIGGVDSKGLHHLVWEIVDNSVDEYLAGEADKITVTLHKDGSSITVSDNGRGIPVDKHPEEKKSTLEVILTTLHAGGKFSSKNYARSGGLHGVGSSVVNALSSEMIATIRRDKAEWEQVYEGGVPTGRVKKLRSYQGTSGTTIFFRPDATIFPRTTFNADTIRQHLEDISYIHGGLQITFMDEVKKEKYELHHPDGIAAYLEKMTGEAKKRPVHESFFSAEKDEDGIGVQVVLRWTEATDEQIRSYVNGIRTHGGGTHESGLKGGVAKAVRNYMDVHDIKPKGVSITNDDIREGVVAILSTFHSDPMFQGQTKEKLNNSEMSSAVDGLVRPTLENWLNGNPSIADAVLGRIVLAARAREASRAAVNEVTRKKAGGKKTNLPGKLIDCSGRNPDEGELFIVEGDSAGGTAALGRNSRYQAVLPLKGKILNTEGVSLSKMLKNQEVSNLVESLGTGIGASFDIRRLRYGKIILLTDADSDGYHISTLLLTFFFRHMQDLIRQEKLFIAQPPLYRISVGRDNFYALDDAHKEEILSGLAANRKPEIVRFKGLGEMDAKQLKETTLDPENRILLRVDIENLVEADETFHQLLGKDASERYRLIMDEASFADDVDL; from the coding sequence ATGACGACCACCGCGACCACAGGCGTCAAGAAGACGAACGGAAATTACACCGGCCAGGACATCACCGTTCTTAAGGGGCTCGAAGCCGTACGGCATCGCCCGGCGATGTACATTGGTGGCGTGGACTCCAAAGGCTTGCACCATTTGGTGTGGGAAATCGTCGATAACTCTGTCGACGAATATCTGGCTGGGGAAGCGGATAAAATCACCGTCACGTTGCACAAGGACGGCTCGTCGATCACAGTCAGTGATAACGGTCGCGGCATTCCGGTCGACAAACACCCTGAGGAAAAGAAATCAACGCTGGAAGTCATTCTCACCACGCTACACGCAGGGGGGAAATTCAGCAGCAAGAACTACGCCCGCAGTGGTGGGTTGCACGGTGTGGGTTCGTCGGTGGTGAATGCGTTGTCGTCCGAGATGATCGCCACCATCCGCCGCGACAAGGCGGAGTGGGAACAAGTCTACGAGGGCGGCGTGCCAACGGGACGCGTAAAGAAACTGCGATCGTATCAGGGAACGAGCGGCACCACGATCTTCTTCCGTCCCGATGCGACCATCTTCCCTCGCACCACGTTCAACGCCGACACCATCCGTCAGCACTTGGAGGATATTTCCTACATTCACGGTGGTTTGCAAATCACCTTCATGGATGAGGTCAAGAAAGAAAAGTACGAACTGCACCACCCCGACGGCATCGCGGCGTATCTCGAAAAGATGACGGGCGAGGCCAAGAAGCGACCGGTTCATGAGTCATTCTTCAGTGCCGAAAAAGACGAGGACGGCATCGGGGTACAAGTCGTGTTGCGGTGGACCGAAGCGACCGACGAGCAAATCCGCAGTTACGTCAACGGTATTCGCACACACGGTGGCGGCACGCACGAAAGTGGTTTGAAGGGTGGGGTGGCCAAAGCCGTTCGGAATTACATGGATGTCCACGACATCAAACCGAAAGGTGTGAGCATCACGAATGACGACATCCGTGAAGGTGTCGTTGCGATTCTCTCCACGTTTCATTCCGACCCGATGTTCCAAGGGCAAACCAAAGAGAAGCTGAACAACTCCGAAATGTCGAGTGCGGTGGACGGTCTCGTGCGACCAACGCTGGAGAACTGGCTCAACGGCAATCCCTCCATTGCGGATGCGGTTTTGGGACGGATCGTGCTTGCCGCCCGCGCCCGGGAAGCTAGTCGAGCGGCGGTCAATGAAGTCACCCGCAAAAAAGCTGGCGGAAAGAAAACGAATCTTCCCGGAAAACTCATCGACTGTTCCGGTCGCAATCCCGACGAGGGAGAGTTGTTCATCGTCGAAGGGGACTCCGCCGGTGGGACGGCGGCACTGGGGCGGAACAGCCGTTACCAAGCCGTTCTGCCACTGAAAGGGAAGATTCTCAACACCGAGGGCGTCAGTCTGAGCAAGATGCTGAAGAATCAGGAAGTTAGCAACTTGGTCGAGTCGCTGGGAACCGGCATTGGAGCGAGCTTCGACATCCGTCGGCTACGGTATGGAAAGATCATCCTACTGACCGATGCCGACAGCGATGGCTACCACATTAGCACGCTGCTACTGACATTCTTCTTCCGACACATGCAGGATCTGATCCGTCAAGAAAAGCTTTTTATCGCTCAACCGCCGTTGTATCGAATTTCCGTCGGTCGGGACAATTTCTACGCCCTCGACGATGCCCACAAGGAAGAAATTCTCAGCGGTCTCGCGGCCAATCGGAAGCCGGAAATCGTGCGGTTCAAAGGTCTTGGGGAGATGGACGCCAAGCAGCTCAAAGAGACCACACTCGATCCAGAGAACCGGATCCTGCTCCGGGTGGATATCGAGAACCTTGTGGAGGCCGACGAAACCTTCCATCAGCTTCTTGGGAAAGATGCCTCCGAGCGTTACCGGCTGATCATGGATGAAGCCAGTTTTGCGGATGACGTCGACTTGTAA
- a CDS encoding DUF1559 domain-containing protein gives MSKRSRKHGFTLIELLVVIAIIAILIALLLPAVQAAREAARRSQCINNLKQWTLACHNFADINNGYFPLGGMNSLGTVENGRQHQRISWPVFLWPFIEQVNLYEQYDFAQPFYLAPNMSTQRVHIPAYTCPSDSSRPEQANSDTYWRVMGNYVANMGNTHLHQNAADQAIFTGAPFGIRHVYSMNHFTDGLSNTACFSEIIIGAPGELTDNRGDLLNDEGSPGFMSILTPNSSSPDQCRKCKDTSEDPNHADYRVIPCAEVGSNQQYQIAPRSRHAGSVNASMCDGSVRTFSDSISQNAWEAALSTRGGEVVELP, from the coding sequence ATGTCAAAGCGCTCCCGAAAACACGGTTTCACTCTGATTGAGTTGCTGGTCGTCATTGCGATCATTGCGATCTTGATTGCCCTTCTGCTGCCCGCCGTCCAAGCGGCTCGCGAAGCGGCTCGCCGTTCGCAGTGTATTAACAACCTCAAACAATGGACGCTGGCCTGCCACAACTTCGCCGACATCAACAACGGATATTTCCCATTGGGTGGGATGAACTCCTTGGGCACGGTGGAGAACGGACGACAACACCAACGCATTAGCTGGCCGGTTTTCTTGTGGCCATTCATTGAGCAAGTCAACCTCTACGAACAGTACGATTTTGCTCAACCGTTCTACTTGGCCCCGAATATGTCTACGCAACGGGTCCACATTCCGGCTTACACCTGCCCGTCCGATTCCAGTCGCCCCGAACAAGCAAATTCGGACACCTATTGGCGAGTCATGGGCAACTACGTGGCTAACATGGGCAACACTCACTTGCACCAGAACGCCGCCGACCAAGCGATTTTCACCGGTGCCCCATTCGGGATTCGTCACGTGTATTCGATGAATCACTTCACCGACGGTTTGTCCAACACGGCGTGTTTCTCGGAGATTATCATTGGTGCTCCCGGTGAACTCACCGACAACCGAGGCGACTTGCTGAACGACGAAGGTAGCCCCGGCTTCATGTCGATCCTCACGCCGAACTCGTCCAGCCCGGATCAATGCCGCAAGTGTAAAGATACGTCAGAAGACCCGAACCATGCGGATTACCGCGTCATTCCCTGTGCGGAAGTTGGCTCGAACCAACAGTACCAAATCGCTCCCCGGAGTCGTCACGCGGGCAGTGTGAACGCCAGCATGTGTGACGGATCGGTCCGGACGTTCTCGGACTCCATTTCCCAAAACGCCTGGGAAGCCGCCCTCTCCACACGCGGTGGCGAAGTCGTTGAACTTCCGTAG
- a CDS encoding VOC family protein, translating to MPATSSIRVQTLDHVTIVVKDLERSRQFYCDVLGMEEQDRPNFAFQGSWFQAGDTQIHTILEFEDSGPAGDDGKKSTRAHHFAFRVDDAKAAAEHLKACGVPFVAGPKERPDGAVQTFVTDPDGYIIELCSTP from the coding sequence GTGCCCGCAACTTCTTCTATCCGCGTGCAGACGCTTGATCACGTGACGATTGTGGTCAAAGACCTCGAACGCAGCCGACAGTTTTACTGCGATGTTCTCGGGATGGAGGAACAAGACCGCCCGAACTTCGCGTTCCAGGGAAGTTGGTTCCAAGCGGGTGACACTCAGATTCACACCATCTTGGAATTCGAAGATTCCGGCCCAGCGGGTGATGATGGCAAAAAATCGACGCGGGCCCATCACTTCGCGTTCCGTGTCGACGACGCCAAAGCGGCCGCAGAACACCTGAAGGCGTGCGGCGTGCCATTCGTTGCCGGTCCCAAAGAACGCCCCGACGGAGCCGTGCAAACCTTCGTCACCGATCCCGATGGCTACATTATCGAGCTGTGCTCCACCCCATAA
- the mqnE gene encoding aminofutalosine synthase MqnE — protein sequence MSTTLSPEQASSQLANISEKVAAGERLSFEDGMFLETETDLFTLGRLANQVRERKNGNFAYYNTNIHLNPTNVCVYRCTFCAFRADLRAEKAYTFTDEMIRDRVLEAKANGATEIHVVGGLHHLKKFDWYLNVIRVIHETWPKIHIKAWTPVEIGWFCKQTKQSIRWVLEEMQKAGLGSLPGGGAEIFDPEIRSQICEHKADADVWFDVHRAAHELGLRSNATMLYGHIEGPEHRIDHLCKLRDLQDQTGGFQTFIPLAFHPENTGMDHLPKPSGLQDLKTIAISRLMLDNFDHIKAYWIMLGEKIAQTALAFGADDLDGTVVHEIIYHDAGAETPQGLAVEQLHSLIREAGREPVERDTLYRRVIRDGADWNTGEPLGA from the coding sequence ATGTCAACGACACTTTCGCCCGAACAAGCATCCTCGCAACTCGCGAACATTTCCGAGAAAGTCGCAGCCGGCGAACGGCTTTCGTTCGAGGACGGCATGTTCTTGGAAACCGAAACGGACTTGTTCACGCTGGGTCGATTGGCCAACCAGGTCCGCGAGCGGAAGAATGGCAACTTCGCGTACTACAACACCAACATTCACTTAAATCCGACGAACGTGTGCGTTTATCGCTGCACGTTCTGCGCGTTCCGAGCGGACCTGCGAGCGGAGAAGGCATACACCTTCACAGACGAGATGATCCGAGATCGCGTCTTGGAAGCGAAGGCGAACGGAGCGACGGAAATTCACGTTGTCGGTGGCCTTCACCACCTGAAAAAGTTCGATTGGTACCTCAACGTCATTCGTGTGATTCACGAGACGTGGCCGAAAATTCATATCAAAGCGTGGACGCCGGTCGAAATTGGTTGGTTCTGCAAACAAACGAAGCAGTCGATCCGTTGGGTGCTCGAAGAAATGCAAAAAGCCGGGCTGGGGAGTTTGCCCGGTGGTGGAGCGGAGATCTTCGATCCGGAAATCCGCAGCCAAATCTGTGAGCACAAAGCCGATGCCGACGTGTGGTTCGATGTCCATCGTGCGGCTCATGAACTCGGTTTGCGATCGAATGCCACGATGCTCTACGGACACATCGAGGGACCGGAGCACCGCATTGACCACCTCTGCAAACTTCGCGATCTGCAGGACCAAACAGGCGGTTTCCAGACGTTCATTCCACTTGCGTTCCACCCCGAAAACACGGGCATGGATCACTTACCGAAACCCAGCGGACTGCAAGATCTCAAGACCATCGCCATTTCCCGGTTGATGCTCGACAATTTCGACCACATCAAAGCCTATTGGATCATGTTGGGTGAGAAAATCGCCCAAACCGCGTTGGCGTTCGGTGCCGATGACCTCGACGGCACCGTGGTTCACGAAATCATCTATCACGACGCTGGCGCGGAAACGCCGCAGGGCTTGGCGGTCGAGCAACTTCACTCCCTGATCCGCGAAGCTGGTCGGGAACCCGTCGAGCGAGACACCCTCTACCGCCGCGTCATCCGCGACGGAGCCGACTGGAACACCGGCGAACCATTGGGGGCATAA
- a CDS encoding RNA polymerase sigma factor, which produces MSASVATFPSDFELLGRFVERKDQSAFTAIVRRHGGMVRGVAHRVLGDPAGADDAFQATFISLSRHALSLTQTEQTHDSLSSWLYRVAHNSALQIKRKAKSRRRCETTFAEHKQVEEREKESRDEWLPILDEEIGQLPTRFQSPLVLCHLEGRTQQDAADELGLTYATIRRRLQQAKRLLRERLVNRGMSDTGALLAVPLLVRAAELSAAPSASVIQQTISAAMSQSASTPVATAAAVGGQSLLAKAVGVMSSGKSMMACGLTLIGGLSAGLLASNFDWSTVQDGISARTAPAPDLDPINDEHAKIIAANDASPTPEATPLESFSDQFVTTELGQNPLELISANDREAVEKPYLAAASEVPELQPIEIDDEKLDDQIVNTNQPPLDLQEPVQPASNESPETSKTKANVIRNVVTVLEDQKRRLHEDQSNSATTRRQVPPAEKVFKGVIVFGAKTHRFYTPDEADKLLERLIQQPAPSEDVEFRAVFHIDGVDHAATDFGQTLDILQRKQFVR; this is translated from the coding sequence ATGAGTGCTTCCGTCGCGACTTTCCCTTCCGACTTTGAGTTACTCGGCCGATTTGTCGAACGCAAGGACCAGTCTGCCTTTACGGCCATTGTGCGTCGTCATGGGGGGATGGTACGCGGGGTGGCTCATCGAGTGTTGGGGGACCCGGCCGGTGCGGACGATGCGTTCCAAGCCACGTTTATTTCGCTCTCCAGACACGCACTTTCGCTGACGCAAACCGAGCAAACTCACGATTCGCTGTCGAGTTGGCTCTACCGCGTGGCTCACAATTCCGCTTTGCAGATCAAGCGAAAAGCGAAATCTCGTCGCCGATGCGAAACGACATTCGCCGAACACAAACAAGTCGAGGAACGAGAAAAAGAGTCTCGCGACGAATGGCTGCCGATCTTGGATGAAGAAATCGGTCAATTGCCCACGCGGTTTCAATCGCCGCTGGTGCTGTGCCATCTCGAAGGCCGAACCCAACAGGATGCCGCCGACGAACTCGGTTTGACCTACGCCACGATTCGCCGTCGACTTCAGCAAGCCAAGCGTTTGTTGCGAGAACGATTGGTCAATCGTGGCATGTCGGACACCGGTGCCCTGCTCGCTGTCCCGTTGTTGGTCCGAGCAGCAGAGTTGTCCGCTGCACCATCGGCCTCGGTCATTCAACAGACGATCAGTGCGGCGATGTCGCAGTCCGCGTCTACTCCGGTCGCAACCGCCGCAGCGGTCGGTGGGCAATCGTTGCTGGCAAAAGCCGTCGGCGTGATGTCGTCCGGAAAATCCATGATGGCGTGCGGACTCACCCTCATCGGTGGACTCTCCGCCGGTCTGTTGGCTAGCAATTTCGATTGGAGCACCGTCCAAGACGGCATTTCCGCCCGCACCGCACCCGCGCCGGATCTTGATCCCATCAACGACGAACACGCGAAGATCATCGCCGCAAACGATGCCTCTCCGACTCCCGAAGCGACACCGTTGGAGTCCTTCTCCGATCAGTTTGTCACAACCGAACTTGGCCAAAATCCCTTGGAATTGATCTCCGCCAACGATCGGGAAGCGGTGGAGAAACCGTACTTGGCTGCTGCGTCGGAAGTCCCCGAGTTGCAACCAATCGAAATCGACGACGAGAAACTCGACGATCAGATCGTCAACACGAATCAACCACCGCTCGATCTTCAGGAACCTGTCCAACCGGCATCGAACGAATCTCCGGAAACTTCCAAGACCAAAGCAAACGTAATCCGCAATGTCGTGACGGTTTTAGAAGATCAGAAACGTCGTCTTCACGAAGACCAATCCAACTCAGCGACGACCCGCCGCCAAGTTCCGCCGGCCGAGAAAGTCTTTAAAGGCGTGATTGTGTTCGGTGCGAAAACTCACCGATTCTACACACCGGACGAAGCCGACAAACTCTTGGAACGGTTGATCCAGCAGCCGGCACCGTCCGAAGATGTGGAGTTCCGAGCCGTCTTTCATATCGACGGTGTCGACCATGCCGCTACGGATTTCGGCCAGACACTCGACATTCTGCAACGCAAGCAATTTGTTCGTTAA
- the rpsI gene encoding 30S ribosomal protein S9: MGTGRRKTSVARVRIKEGDGKMVINDRTLDEYFTVERDRKAIKAVLEATGMDGKVDVWARVSGGGTTGQTGAMILGIARAIQAKDPAQHHTLSEHGFLTRDGRMVERKKYGLKKARKSFQFSKR; encoded by the coding sequence ATCGGAACCGGACGACGAAAAACGTCGGTCGCCCGAGTGCGAATCAAAGAAGGCGACGGGAAGATGGTCATCAATGACCGGACTCTCGATGAGTACTTCACCGTCGAACGAGACCGCAAAGCGATCAAGGCTGTCTTGGAAGCCACCGGCATGGACGGCAAAGTTGACGTCTGGGCTCGCGTGAGTGGCGGTGGAACCACCGGCCAAACCGGAGCCATGATCTTGGGAATTGCCCGTGCGATCCAAGCCAAAGATCCGGCCCAGCACCACACCCTCTCCGAGCATGGCTTCCTGACACGGGACGGCCGGATGGTGGAACGGAAAAAATACGGCCTCAAGAAGGCCCGCAAAAGCTTCCAATTCTCGAAACGGTAA
- a CDS encoding S24/S26 family peptidase — protein MNRLALSALALMVTVALSGCGDKSENVQITGKISIDGEPIPKGTISFVSADGETPTGGGVIKDGSYTALVPPGDKVVLVLGNKVVGKEPLYQGVPDSPTRDSYEKVTPDAYNAAHLTPLKATITESQENLDFELTKDVKTK, from the coding sequence ATGAATCGATTAGCTTTAAGCGCTCTCGCTCTCATGGTCACAGTGGCTTTGAGCGGTTGCGGCGATAAATCTGAGAATGTCCAGATCACCGGAAAAATTTCCATCGACGGTGAACCCATTCCCAAAGGCACAATTTCCTTTGTGTCTGCCGATGGGGAAACGCCTACCGGTGGCGGCGTCATCAAGGACGGAAGCTACACGGCACTCGTCCCGCCCGGCGACAAAGTGGTCTTGGTGTTGGGGAATAAAGTCGTCGGGAAAGAACCGCTCTACCAGGGAGTTCCCGACAGCCCAACGCGGGACAGCTACGAGAAGGTCACACCAGACGCCTATAACGCCGCCCATCTCACACCGCTGAAAGCCACAATCACCGAATCCCAAGAGAATCTCGATTTCGAGCTCACTAAAGACGTGAAAACTAAATAA
- the rplM gene encoding 50S ribosomal protein L13 has translation MPSRPILPRTTVAKKETFQPEWYVVDGTDEIVGRFATRLATVLMGKHKPTYTPHVDTGDYVIVTNAHLVRFSGSSVSHDEHPNFTTKFLRKTYDHYTGYPGGRKVTTAAEVWKRHPERILEEAVRRMLPKNKLGRQMLKKLKLCCGPEHPHQSQQPVELPEHLR, from the coding sequence ATGCCTTCGCGACCGATTTTGCCCCGCACCACAGTGGCCAAGAAAGAAACCTTTCAGCCAGAGTGGTACGTCGTTGATGGAACCGATGAAATCGTCGGTCGGTTTGCCACTCGTTTGGCGACCGTCCTGATGGGTAAGCATAAACCGACATATACGCCGCACGTGGATACGGGCGACTATGTGATCGTGACGAATGCTCACCTGGTGCGTTTCAGTGGTTCGTCAGTGAGTCACGACGAGCACCCAAACTTTACCACGAAGTTCCTCCGTAAAACTTACGATCACTACACCGGCTATCCGGGTGGTCGAAAGGTCACGACGGCGGCGGAAGTTTGGAAGCGGCACCCGGAACGCATTCTCGAAGAGGCTGTTCGACGCATGCTGCCCAAGAACAAGCTCGGCCGGCAAATGTTGAAGAAATTAAAGCTCTGTTGCGGTCCCGAACACCCGCACCAGTCGCAGCAACCTGTCGAGTTGCCCGAGCACTTGCGTTAA
- a CDS encoding arylsulfatase: protein MLDLQNSRFANRHQVVQSIVWTILLLIAATASVQAEDRPNIIVILSDDMGYSDLGCYGGEIETPTLDGLAREGLRFTQFYNTGRCCPTRASLLTGLYPHQAGVGHMMNDRGTDGYRGNLNNRCRTMAEVLKPSGYATYGVGKWHVTLHTDPEGPKHNWPLQRGFDRFYGTITGAGSFFDPGTLTRDNTMVSPFADPEYQPEQYYYTDAISDHAARFITEHSSTDGKRSPFFMYVAYTAAHWPMHALPEDIAKYRGKFDQGYEAYRQGRLERLRKLGLIDAAWEMSPTVGNWEQVQHSEWEQRCMEVYAAMIDRMDQGIGQIVNTLKQQGQFENTLIFFMQDNGGCQEGVGRRGDWKRPVAPSLPKIAQDAIRLDVIPKQNRAGVPTLQGPHIMPGPEDTYIAYGIDWANVSNTPFREYKHFVHEGGISTPLIVHWPNGISRRGELEHQPGHLIDIMATCVDVANADYPDKHNGQDIKPLEGVSLRPTFEGGKISRSGPIFWEHEGNRAIRDGKWKLVAKKSRDWELYDLEKDRTELHDLSDDHPELVKQLADQWETYAKRANVLPLSGRDDKPKFNKKKKRYQLKADANLPRSKSPFVENRPFTVTVKISELGSDGVLVAQGGSSAGYAVYVQDGRLHFAVRRSGKLDDLVSTEVLPPDAKTITVSLADDGVVNATVNRKPFMKGKSAGVLTQMPLDGLQVGKDLTGAVGNYETPFEYSGTIERVILTFP, encoded by the coding sequence ATGCTTGACCTTCAAAATTCCCGATTCGCGAATCGTCACCAAGTCGTCCAATCAATCGTGTGGACGATTCTTTTGTTGATTGCGGCAACGGCATCAGTTCAGGCTGAGGATCGTCCGAATATCATCGTCATTCTTTCGGACGACATGGGGTACAGCGATCTTGGTTGTTATGGTGGCGAGATCGAAACGCCAACGCTGGACGGTTTGGCTCGGGAGGGATTGCGTTTCACGCAATTCTACAACACCGGACGATGTTGCCCGACGCGGGCGTCGTTGTTGACCGGATTGTATCCGCATCAAGCGGGCGTCGGTCACATGATGAACGATCGTGGCACCGACGGTTATCGGGGGAACTTGAACAATCGCTGCCGGACCATGGCGGAGGTGTTGAAGCCGTCAGGTTATGCCACTTATGGAGTGGGCAAATGGCATGTTACGTTGCACACCGATCCGGAGGGCCCGAAACACAATTGGCCGTTGCAACGCGGTTTTGATCGCTTTTACGGCACGATTACGGGAGCCGGCAGTTTCTTCGACCCCGGCACACTCACGCGGGACAACACGATGGTCTCGCCGTTTGCCGATCCCGAATATCAACCCGAACAGTATTATTACACCGACGCCATCAGCGATCATGCGGCTCGCTTCATCACGGAGCACTCCAGCACGGACGGCAAACGATCGCCGTTCTTTATGTACGTGGCATACACGGCTGCTCATTGGCCAATGCACGCTTTGCCGGAAGACATCGCCAAGTATCGCGGTAAATTCGATCAGGGTTACGAGGCGTATCGGCAAGGTCGGCTCGAACGGTTGCGGAAACTCGGGTTGATCGACGCTGCTTGGGAGATGTCGCCCACGGTCGGGAATTGGGAGCAGGTACAACATTCGGAGTGGGAACAGCGGTGCATGGAAGTCTACGCCGCGATGATCGACCGTATGGATCAGGGAATCGGACAGATTGTGAACACGCTGAAACAGCAAGGGCAGTTCGAAAACACGCTGATCTTCTTCATGCAAGATAACGGTGGGTGCCAGGAGGGTGTTGGTCGGCGAGGGGATTGGAAGCGTCCGGTGGCCCCGTCGCTACCGAAAATTGCTCAGGATGCCATTCGTCTCGACGTGATTCCAAAGCAGAACCGAGCCGGTGTGCCAACGCTGCAAGGACCACACATCATGCCAGGGCCGGAAGATACTTACATCGCGTACGGCATTGATTGGGCGAATGTCTCTAACACTCCCTTCCGCGAGTACAAACACTTTGTGCATGAGGGGGGGATCAGCACGCCGTTGATCGTCCATTGGCCGAACGGCATTTCCCGTCGTGGAGAGTTGGAACATCAACCGGGGCATCTCATCGACATCATGGCGACATGCGTGGACGTGGCCAACGCGGACTATCCCGACAAACATAACGGGCAGGACATCAAACCACTCGAAGGCGTTTCCCTCCGACCGACATTCGAAGGCGGAAAAATCTCACGAAGCGGTCCGATTTTCTGGGAACACGAAGGGAACCGGGCGATCCGTGACGGAAAATGGAAATTGGTCGCCAAGAAGAGCCGCGATTGGGAATTATACGATCTCGAAAAAGACCGCACGGAGTTACACGACCTCAGCGACGACCATCCAGAGTTGGTCAAACAGCTAGCCGATCAATGGGAGACCTATGCAAAGCGGGCAAATGTGCTGCCGTTGTCCGGTCGCGATGACAAACCGAAGTTCAACAAAAAGAAGAAGCGTTACCAACTGAAAGCCGATGCCAATCTGCCGCGTTCGAAGTCGCCTTTTGTCGAGAACCGACCGTTCACCGTGACAGTGAAAATTTCCGAGCTGGGGTCAGACGGTGTGTTGGTGGCGCAGGGCGGTTCGTCTGCTGGGTATGCGGTCTATGTGCAAGACGGTCGATTGCACTTCGCGGTTCGGCGGAGTGGCAAACTCGATGATCTGGTCAGCACCGAAGTTCTACCGCCCGATGCCAAGACCATCACCGTCTCCCTTGCAGACGATGGCGTCGTCAACGCGACTGTGAATCGGAAACCGTTCATGAAAGGAAAATCTGCGGGGGTGTTGACCCAGATGCCGCTGGATGGTTTGCAGGTTGGGAAAGATTTGACGGGAGCCGTTGGTAATTATGAGACTCCGTTTGAGTACTCCGGGACAATCGAGCGCGTGATTCTGACGTTCCCTTAG
- the mgtE gene encoding magnesium transporter has product MYRELLQPDLRIMIDENDVEGMREFCEILHPAATAEVLEDIDSKLAWRVLRTCSLDRQVEILEFISLPKQVGLTEIIDRGRLTRLLEEMAPDDRVDLLSRMDAEKVENLLPSIAQAERSDIRKLLSYPESSAGALMTTEYASLPENITVSEALDRLRKQAPDRETVYYIYILDEGRHLHGFISLRDLILAKPHRKLADIMQHDVISVRVTDDQEVVAQEMARYDFIAIPVVDNQNRLVGIVTHDDILDVIHEEATEDVQRLAAMEPLEDGYLTTPIRILTWKRGVWLVLLLGAALGTASVVSGYQPIAEQEPWMILFLPMVLASGGNAGSQSATLVIRAVSLGELGRKTAFRIFWREVLLASQLGACLGVLAFLCALIFNPPARAMTVAATVLLVVVMGAVTGSMLPLLFKRLGMDPALMSNPLIAAIVDMMGVVIYFNVAILLLH; this is encoded by the coding sequence ATGTACCGGGAACTGCTTCAACCTGATTTGCGGATCATGATCGACGAGAACGACGTCGAAGGCATGCGCGAATTCTGTGAGATTCTCCACCCGGCCGCGACGGCGGAAGTTCTGGAAGACATCGACAGCAAGTTGGCGTGGCGGGTGCTCCGGACTTGTAGTCTCGATCGGCAAGTCGAGATCCTGGAATTCATCAGTCTGCCGAAACAAGTTGGGCTGACCGAAATCATTGACCGTGGTCGGCTGACGCGTCTCTTGGAAGAAATGGCTCCGGACGATCGCGTCGACTTGCTCTCTCGGATGGATGCCGAGAAGGTCGAGAATCTGCTGCCGTCCATCGCGCAAGCCGAGCGAAGTGACATTCGCAAGTTGCTGTCATATCCGGAGTCCAGCGCAGGGGCGTTGATGACGACGGAATACGCTTCGCTTCCGGAAAATATCACCGTGAGCGAAGCTCTCGATCGGTTACGGAAACAAGCGCCCGATCGGGAGACCGTCTACTATATTTATATTCTCGATGAGGGACGGCACCTGCATGGATTTATTTCGCTTCGAGATCTGATCCTCGCCAAACCGCATCGTAAACTCGCCGACATCATGCAACATGATGTGATTTCCGTGCGAGTGACCGATGACCAGGAAGTCGTCGCTCAAGAGATGGCCCGTTACGACTTCATCGCCATCCCGGTTGTCGACAATCAGAATCGGTTGGTGGGAATTGTCACGCACGACGATATTCTCGATGTCATCCACGAAGAAGCCACCGAAGACGTGCAACGTCTGGCGGCGATGGAGCCGCTCGAAGACGGTTACCTCACCACGCCAATTCGGATTCTGACTTGGAAACGTGGTGTCTGGCTGGTCTTGTTGTTGGGAGCGGCTTTGGGGACGGCATCGGTGGTTAGCGGTTATCAGCCGATTGCCGAACAAGAGCCATGGATGATTTTGTTTCTGCCGATGGTCCTCGCAAGTGGTGGAAACGCCGGTTCGCAATCGGCGACACTGGTGATTCGGGCGGTCTCATTGGGGGAGTTGGGACGAAAAACCGCGTTCCGAATTTTCTGGCGTGAGGTCTTGCTCGCCAGCCAGTTAGGCGCGTGTTTGGGCGTCTTGGCGTTTCTGTGCGCTCTAATTTTCAACCCGCCCGCCCGTGCAATGACCGTCGCGGCGACGGTGCTGCTCGTGGTCGTGATGGGAGCGGTCACCGGGTCCATGCTCCCGTTGCTGTTTAAACGGCTTGGCATGGACCCAGCGTTGATGTCCAACCCCCTCATCGCGGCGATCGTCGACATGATGGGCGTGGTCATCTATTTCAACGTGGCCATTTTGTTGCTCCATTGA